A single Arachnia propionica DNA region contains:
- the purL gene encoding phosphoribosylformylglycinamidine synthase subunit PurL: MADTVAHALETPDLEQPYAALGVKDDEYTRIREILGRRPTSAELAMYSVMWSEHCSYKSSKVHLKKFGELSQDTPRGPLLAGIGENAGVVDIGQGYAVTFKAESHNHPSFVEPYQGAATGVGGIVRDILAMGARPIGVMDSLRFGPLDEADTRRVLPGVVAGVGGYGNCLGLPNIGGEVQFHRTYLGNPLVNALCVGVLRHEDLHRAHASGVGNKVILFGAATGGDGIGGASILASETFDETGPAKRPSVQVGDPFMEKLLIECTLELFKAGVIVGIQDFGAAGISCATSELASAGNSGMSINLDLVPLRDPNLAPEEILMSESQERMMAVVEPRHVERFMEICRKWDVTATVIGEVTDGERLIIHWHGHCIVDVDPGTVAHEGPTYRRSYRRPEWLDQVNADAAENLPRDNSPEGVRAAWMKVMAHGNIADKSWITNQYDRYVRGNSVLAQPEDAGMLRIDEETGLGIALALDANSRFTYLNPYIGAQQSLAEAYRNVAVTGAEPVAVTDCLNFGSPEDPEVMWSFVEAILGLVDACKELGIPVTGGNVSLYNQTGGTPILPTPTVGVLGVIDDVTKRLRSGFAKAGDGIWLLGSAREELSGSIWADAVHNGHLGGVPPRVDLRAETGLARVIRDAAVERLMRSSHDISEGGLAVSLVESALQGGFGFTVTLPGEDPTVQLFSESAARALVTMPESSVERVKSLCSENLVPLTRLGEVIEQLDANVVGLLSVPLAEFHGVWSRPVPEAMRN, translated from the coding sequence GTGGCAGACACCGTGGCTCATGCATTGGAAACCCCCGACCTGGAGCAGCCGTACGCGGCGCTCGGTGTGAAGGATGACGAGTACACACGCATCCGGGAGATCCTCGGCCGCCGCCCCACCAGCGCCGAACTGGCGATGTACTCGGTGATGTGGTCGGAGCACTGCTCCTACAAATCCTCGAAGGTGCACCTGAAGAAATTCGGTGAACTCAGCCAGGACACCCCGCGCGGCCCACTCCTGGCGGGTATCGGCGAGAACGCCGGTGTCGTCGACATCGGACAGGGGTATGCCGTCACGTTCAAGGCGGAGTCCCACAACCACCCGAGCTTCGTGGAGCCCTACCAGGGAGCGGCCACTGGCGTTGGCGGCATCGTCCGCGACATCCTCGCGATGGGGGCCCGGCCCATCGGTGTGATGGATTCGCTGCGTTTCGGTCCGCTCGACGAGGCCGACACCCGCCGGGTCCTGCCCGGTGTCGTCGCCGGTGTAGGCGGCTACGGCAACTGCCTGGGATTGCCGAACATCGGCGGCGAGGTGCAATTCCACAGGACATATCTCGGCAATCCCCTCGTCAATGCGCTGTGCGTCGGGGTGCTGCGACACGAGGACCTGCACCGCGCCCACGCCTCCGGGGTGGGCAACAAGGTGATCCTCTTCGGAGCCGCCACCGGTGGGGACGGCATCGGCGGGGCATCCATCCTGGCCTCCGAGACCTTCGACGAGACCGGACCCGCGAAACGCCCCAGCGTTCAGGTCGGCGACCCGTTCATGGAGAAGCTGCTCATCGAGTGCACCCTCGAACTGTTCAAGGCCGGCGTCATCGTCGGCATCCAGGACTTCGGGGCGGCCGGAATCTCCTGCGCCACCTCGGAGCTGGCCTCCGCCGGCAACAGTGGCATGTCCATCAACCTCGATCTCGTGCCGCTGCGTGACCCGAACCTCGCGCCCGAGGAAATCCTGATGAGCGAGTCGCAGGAACGCATGATGGCGGTGGTGGAACCCAGGCACGTGGAACGTTTCATGGAGATCTGCCGCAAATGGGATGTGACGGCCACGGTCATCGGTGAAGTCACCGACGGTGAACGGCTCATCATCCACTGGCACGGTCACTGCATCGTCGATGTGGATCCCGGTACCGTCGCCCACGAGGGCCCCACCTACCGTCGCTCCTACCGCCGCCCGGAGTGGCTGGATCAGGTCAACGCGGATGCCGCGGAGAACCTGCCGCGCGACAACTCACCCGAAGGGGTGCGCGCCGCGTGGATGAAGGTGATGGCACACGGCAACATCGCCGACAAGTCGTGGATCACCAACCAGTACGACCGCTACGTGCGCGGGAACTCTGTCCTGGCGCAGCCCGAGGACGCCGGGATGCTGCGGATCGACGAGGAAACGGGGCTGGGCATCGCGCTCGCGCTCGACGCGAACTCGCGGTTCACCTACCTCAACCCGTACATCGGGGCGCAGCAGTCGTTGGCCGAGGCGTACCGGAATGTCGCCGTGACGGGGGCGGAGCCGGTGGCGGTCACCGACTGCTTGAACTTCGGTTCCCCCGAGGACCCGGAGGTGATGTGGAGTTTCGTCGAGGCCATTCTCGGTCTGGTGGACGCCTGCAAGGAATTGGGCATACCGGTCACGGGCGGCAACGTCTCCCTGTACAACCAGACCGGCGGAACCCCGATCCTGCCCACCCCGACCGTCGGTGTGCTGGGTGTGATCGACGACGTCACGAAGCGGCTGCGTTCGGGGTTCGCGAAGGCCGGTGACGGGATCTGGCTGCTGGGTTCTGCCCGGGAGGAGCTGTCGGGTTCAATCTGGGCCGACGCCGTCCACAACGGGCACCTGGGTGGCGTGCCGCCGCGCGTGGACCTGCGAGCGGAGACCGGACTGGCCAGGGTGATCCGCGACGCGGCCGTGGAACGCCTGATGCGTTCCTCCCATGACATCAGCGAGGGCGGCCTCGCGGTGAGCCTGGTGGAGTCCGCTCTGCAGGGCGGTTTCGGGTTCACCGTCACACTGCCGGGCGAGGACCCGACGGTTCAGCTGTTCAGCGAGTCGGCGGCCCGGGCCTTGGTGACAATGCCGGAGTCGTCGGTGGAGCGGGTGAAATCGCTGTGCAGCGAGAACCTTGTGCCGCTGACCCGGCTCGGCGAGGTCATCGAGCAGCTGGATGCCAACGTCGTCGGTCTGCTGAGCGTGCCGCTGGCGGAGTTCCACGGCGTCTGGTCGCGTCCCGTACCGGAGGCCATGCGGAACTGA
- a CDS encoding DUF4132 domain-containing protein translates to MARLDTRPDGTPIPVPGVTRMLSGVPKVEKRLGASFRPTNAPRELGQSLLEAAPSRGAALACLVAWHGDEALPQLESEFTHRARSSAAARLITSLGSRASRDALLRHLDNPQAYMMFLTSARRWPLDSLESLLRLNPRRGQRAADLFQILAWRHPDWVKALRDAGADSHLIDWLLAPEPGVDEAGTELPFRAHGDLPDVPKWFNPIRAPRLVLAGTGRVVPVHQVGDVVRNLMVDEHENTARCFTRASLAAFLADLLQQWRSCEVKGDEWVLARQSMGGEVNARLVTVLIKNFWQRSRWDRVLAGMEVLARIRSKVALLELMEIAGHPRNRGLGEQARIVLERLAEERGISMEQLAEQAIPDLGLDENGRLRLDFGPRQFEVRLNLELTPLVSTVDGKTMRTLPRPGRKDDPVAAGKAVAEFREFKKQLTAVIRSQTDRLEIAMSTCRRWTQDEFRTVFLEHPVMRLAAQNLIWTAHDADERTVLFRVGDDLGLLDVHEEPVALPVGAVIGLAHPLEMSNEWTSHCIDYHMTPLVEQVGRSSYAEVPEFPGSHVWGEALLGLGARGWKLHGDDRAGVDGLRRGLKGGYLDLRISTAYWSLGGSPPADPVRLLKAEIIGERSKMDPVELSEAIRDLVRLPWFSKS, encoded by the coding sequence ATGGCCAGACTCGATACCCGACCCGACGGCACCCCGATCCCCGTGCCCGGGGTGACCCGGATGCTCTCCGGGGTTCCGAAGGTGGAAAAACGGCTCGGGGCCTCGTTTCGCCCCACCAACGCACCCCGAGAACTCGGCCAGTCGCTGCTGGAAGCGGCTCCAAGCCGTGGCGCCGCCCTGGCGTGTCTCGTGGCTTGGCACGGCGACGAAGCACTGCCTCAGCTCGAATCGGAGTTCACCCATCGAGCGAGGTCGTCGGCGGCCGCCCGACTGATCACGAGCCTCGGCAGCCGCGCATCCCGGGACGCGCTGTTGAGGCATCTCGACAACCCTCAGGCGTACATGATGTTCCTCACCAGCGCTCGGCGCTGGCCTTTGGACTCCCTCGAATCCCTCCTGAGGTTGAACCCCAGACGCGGGCAGCGCGCCGCGGACCTGTTCCAGATCCTCGCCTGGCGCCATCCCGACTGGGTGAAGGCGCTCCGCGACGCCGGTGCCGACTCCCACCTCATCGATTGGCTGCTGGCCCCGGAACCGGGCGTTGACGAGGCCGGAACCGAACTGCCCTTCCGCGCGCATGGTGATCTGCCGGATGTTCCGAAATGGTTCAACCCGATCCGGGCGCCACGCCTGGTGCTGGCAGGTACCGGACGGGTCGTTCCCGTCCACCAGGTCGGGGACGTGGTGAGAAACCTGATGGTTGACGAGCACGAGAACACGGCCAGGTGTTTCACCCGGGCCAGTCTCGCCGCTTTTCTGGCGGATCTGCTGCAGCAGTGGCGGTCCTGCGAGGTCAAGGGAGACGAGTGGGTCCTGGCCCGGCAGAGCATGGGCGGAGAGGTTAACGCCCGTCTGGTGACCGTCCTGATCAAGAATTTCTGGCAACGTTCCCGTTGGGATCGTGTACTCGCGGGAATGGAGGTCTTGGCCCGGATACGCAGCAAGGTTGCGCTCCTGGAACTGATGGAAATCGCCGGGCATCCCCGGAACCGTGGGCTTGGAGAGCAGGCAAGGATCGTTCTGGAGCGGCTGGCCGAGGAACGGGGAATCAGCATGGAGCAGCTGGCCGAACAGGCCATACCGGACTTGGGTCTCGACGAAAACGGCCGTCTGAGGCTCGACTTCGGTCCGCGTCAGTTCGAGGTGAGGCTGAACCTCGAACTGACGCCACTGGTGTCGACGGTAGACGGGAAAACCATGAGGACCCTGCCCAGACCGGGCAGGAAGGACGACCCCGTGGCGGCTGGGAAGGCCGTTGCGGAGTTCCGGGAGTTCAAGAAACAACTCACCGCCGTGATCCGCTCCCAGACGGACAGATTGGAAATCGCGATGAGCACCTGCCGGCGTTGGACCCAGGACGAGTTCCGTACCGTCTTCCTGGAACACCCCGTGATGCGGCTGGCGGCGCAGAACCTGATCTGGACTGCCCACGATGCCGACGAACGAACGGTGTTGTTCCGGGTCGGCGATGATCTGGGTCTGCTCGACGTCCATGAGGAACCGGTTGCCCTACCGGTGGGGGCCGTCATTGGGCTGGCGCATCCCTTGGAGATGTCGAACGAGTGGACTTCCCATTGCATCGATTACCACATGACGCCGCTGGTGGAGCAGGTTGGCCGGAGCAGCTACGCGGAGGTTCCGGAGTTCCCCGGCAGTCATGTCTGGGGCGAGGCCCTGCTCGGGCTCGGGGCACGCGGCTGGAAACTCCACGGCGACGACAGGGCAGGTGTGGATGGGCTCCGCCGGGGCCTGAAGGGAGGCTACCTGGATCTACGGATCAGCACTGCCTACTGGTCCCTTGGCGGCAGCCCGCCCGCCGATCCGGTGCGTCTGCTGAAGGCCGAGATCATCGGTGAACGCTCCAAGATGGATCCGGTCGAACTCAGCGAGGCCATCCGGGACCTGGTCAGGCTTCCCTGGTTTTCCAAGAGCTAG
- a CDS encoding M20/M25/M40 family metallo-hydrolase: protein MSRRLLAWLPGLAAALAIIAAMSLFLLPAPKSADSDPTGFSADHAKQLIDTFADEPHSVLHTEAHARSRDEIVTMFKDLGYQPEIHSDPMPLSEATNTSQYSEAGLDALARLNTENIVVRVPGKTDDTMMLTAHYDSAVDFEKTADGRWDPKPGVSSGAADDGYGVATIIETLRAIKADGRTPERSLLIVITDAEELNLLGAMDEMLHHRADYDNVDLIVNIEARGTSGPAVMFETSDTNASATEFFLKNAPRPFATSLMPAVYRMMPNGTDLSIYLKEGFTGLNFASIGNSENYHTASDSPAYSDLTSLQHYGDQVLGLARAWSFDQDTPKLTDDQDRVFFPVFSGFTVHYPATVGVILGVVAIALTAAATVLQARKVRWSRVAGTAWGLTWRIVVSAGAAFLVQFGANSLGLLTSLENNTWIYRTVLYLVPTLLAAALITRFLLKRRHDGLNREASMATLLMFAVSSVLFMILLPGAAYLFVLTTAVLALTGLVPASLRPIAAAVACFAVAVLFAPISWLVAEALTASLVAVPIALTASAVAPLVLNLLPPSVTPAHA from the coding sequence ATGTCCCGACGACTTCTCGCCTGGCTTCCAGGCCTGGCGGCTGCGCTCGCCATCATCGCAGCGATGTCGCTGTTCCTCCTACCGGCCCCGAAGTCCGCCGACTCCGACCCGACCGGTTTCTCGGCGGATCACGCCAAGCAGCTGATCGACACCTTCGCCGACGAACCCCACAGTGTCCTTCACACCGAGGCACACGCCAGGTCCCGGGACGAGATCGTCACCATGTTCAAGGACCTCGGATATCAACCGGAGATCCATTCCGATCCCATGCCTCTGTCCGAGGCCACCAACACGTCCCAGTACAGCGAAGCCGGCCTTGATGCCCTCGCGCGGCTGAACACCGAGAACATCGTGGTCAGGGTTCCCGGGAAAACCGATGACACCATGATGCTCACCGCCCACTACGATTCCGCCGTCGACTTCGAGAAAACCGCTGATGGACGATGGGACCCGAAACCCGGGGTGTCCTCCGGTGCCGCGGACGACGGCTACGGGGTCGCAACCATCATCGAGACGCTGCGCGCCATCAAGGCCGACGGCAGAACCCCGGAACGCAGCCTCCTGATCGTCATCACCGATGCCGAGGAGCTCAATCTGCTGGGGGCCATGGACGAGATGCTCCACCACCGCGCCGACTACGACAACGTCGACCTGATCGTCAACATAGAGGCACGCGGCACCAGCGGCCCGGCGGTCATGTTCGAGACCAGCGACACGAATGCCTCAGCCACGGAATTCTTCCTGAAGAACGCACCGCGTCCCTTCGCCACCTCCCTGATGCCCGCCGTCTACCGGATGATGCCGAACGGCACCGACCTGTCGATCTACCTGAAAGAGGGCTTCACGGGTCTCAACTTCGCATCCATCGGGAATTCAGAGAACTATCACACCGCCAGTGATTCACCCGCGTACTCGGATCTGACCTCGCTGCAACACTACGGGGATCAGGTCCTGGGACTGGCTCGCGCCTGGAGCTTCGACCAGGACACCCCGAAACTCACCGATGATCAGGACCGGGTTTTCTTCCCCGTCTTCAGCGGGTTCACCGTCCACTACCCGGCGACGGTCGGTGTGATCCTCGGAGTGGTGGCGATCGCGCTGACGGCCGCCGCAACGGTTCTGCAGGCCAGGAAGGTGCGATGGTCCCGGGTGGCCGGCACCGCCTGGGGTTTGACGTGGCGCATCGTCGTTTCCGCCGGAGCCGCCTTCCTGGTCCAGTTCGGCGCGAACAGCCTCGGACTGCTCACTTCCCTTGAGAACAATACGTGGATCTATCGAACCGTGCTGTACCTGGTGCCGACACTGCTGGCCGCCGCGTTGATCACGCGTTTCCTGCTCAAACGGCGACACGACGGCCTCAACCGGGAGGCCTCGATGGCCACACTGCTGATGTTCGCCGTCTCCTCGGTGCTGTTCATGATCCTGTTGCCCGGGGCCGCCTATCTGTTCGTGCTGACCACGGCCGTCCTGGCCCTGACCGGCCTGGTACCGGCATCCCTCAGGCCCATCGCAGCAGCGGTGGCGTGTTTCGCGGTCGCGGTGCTGTTCGCCCCGATCTCCTGGCTGGTGGCGGAAGCCCTGACGGCAAGCCTCGTGGCGGTCCCGATCGCTCTCACCGCCTCTGCCGTCGCACCACTGGTCCTGAACCTCCTACCGCCCTCGGTCACACCCGCACACGCATGA
- a CDS encoding zinc-dependent alcohol dehydrogenase family protein: MTTPDVVSAVVAERPGPLTDVLRLHTATPVDDPLGEGEVPVRMLASTVNPSDAVTVSGAYGSRTVFPFVPGFEGVGVIERIGPGVPRAATGRRVLPLGTAGNWQEIKRTDHSWCIAVPDDLDDETACFAYINPLTALCMVQRYCTRVTKHVLITAATSTIAGHLAELLGFHGIRPVGLIRGTPGHTVANPERWDDVVSTKEPGWVERLRVATGGRGADLVLDCVGGPDGAELFGLLTPGGLFVHYGLLSGKPLPPECFTGQDGKRVEMFRLRETIHNSPRTELPKLFTPVHAHLRAGRLRTPIARCVPLTGLVQSLRDNPAAAQGKVLITYRS, translated from the coding sequence ATGACCACCCCTGATGTTGTCAGCGCCGTCGTCGCCGAGCGACCCGGTCCCCTGACCGATGTTCTCCGTCTCCACACGGCCACACCCGTCGATGATCCCTTGGGCGAGGGAGAGGTGCCCGTCCGGATGCTGGCCAGCACGGTCAATCCCTCCGACGCGGTCACGGTCTCCGGAGCTTACGGGTCACGGACGGTGTTTCCCTTCGTGCCCGGCTTCGAGGGGGTCGGTGTCATTGAGCGCATCGGGCCCGGTGTTCCTCGGGCCGCGACCGGACGCCGTGTGCTGCCGCTGGGCACGGCGGGGAACTGGCAGGAGATCAAACGCACCGACCACTCCTGGTGCATTGCCGTTCCCGACGATCTCGACGACGAGACCGCGTGTTTCGCCTACATCAATCCACTCACCGCGCTGTGCATGGTCCAGCGCTACTGCACCCGGGTCACAAAACACGTGCTCATAACCGCGGCGACCTCCACGATCGCCGGTCATCTGGCCGAGCTCCTGGGCTTTCACGGAATCAGGCCGGTCGGCCTCATCCGGGGCACCCCCGGTCACACCGTTGCCAACCCGGAAAGGTGGGACGATGTCGTCTCCACCAAGGAACCCGGCTGGGTTGAACGCCTCCGCGTAGCCACCGGCGGACGAGGCGCCGACCTGGTCCTGGACTGCGTCGGCGGCCCCGATGGTGCGGAGCTCTTCGGGTTGCTCACCCCAGGCGGGCTATTCGTCCACTACGGCCTGCTGTCAGGCAAACCCCTCCCTCCGGAGTGTTTCACGGGGCAGGACGGGAAACGCGTCGAGATGTTCCGTCTCCGCGAAACCATCCACAACTCTCCACGAACAGAGCTCCCCAAACTCTTCACGCCCGTCCACGCCCACCTACGGGCCGGACGGCTGAGAACTCCGATCGCACGGTGCGTCCCCCTGACCGGGCTCGTGCAATCCCTCCGCGACAACCCGGCGGCGGCTCAGGGCAAGGTCCTCATCACCTACCGGTCCTGA
- a CDS encoding FMN-binding negative transcriptional regulator, with product MAKHFEIPDDYLTGLLGRVRAGNLVTIHESGPQATFVPFHLETRGTGQVLVTHLMRINPQAVEPVTGPALAIIDIDDAYVSPAWYATNKDLPNVPTWDYITIHVTGEVRFTADPGAALEAARELTSRMEPPEVLEAVGEEKLRKMARAIVRAEIAVEKIQGKAKASQNRHPDDVKSLLAHLEREGETELVRYLREVALPHATERFGMIHDLRMGRRLPTSAAE from the coding sequence GTGGCAAAACACTTCGAGATTCCCGACGACTACCTGACCGGGCTGCTCGGCCGGGTGCGAGCCGGGAATCTCGTGACGATCCACGAATCGGGACCGCAGGCGACCTTCGTCCCGTTCCACCTGGAGACGCGCGGAACCGGCCAGGTGCTCGTGACGCACCTGATGCGCATCAACCCGCAGGCCGTCGAGCCCGTCACGGGTCCGGCACTGGCGATCATCGACATCGACGACGCCTACGTCTCCCCGGCCTGGTACGCCACCAACAAAGACCTCCCGAACGTCCCCACCTGGGACTACATCACCATTCACGTCACCGGGGAGGTCCGTTTCACCGCCGACCCCGGAGCCGCCCTCGAAGCTGCCCGTGAACTCACCTCCCGGATGGAACCGCCCGAGGTCCTGGAGGCCGTCGGCGAGGAGAAGCTGCGCAAAATGGCGCGGGCGATCGTCAGGGCCGAGATTGCGGTGGAGAAGATCCAGGGCAAGGCGAAGGCCAGCCAGAACCGCCACCCCGATGACGTCAAAAGCCTGCTGGCCCACCTGGAACGCGAGGGTGAGACGGAGCTCGTGAGGTACCTGAGGGAGGTCGCGCTCCCCCACGCCACCGAGCGTTTCGGAATGATCCACGACCTGCGAATGGGTCGGCGCCTGCCCACCAGCGCCGCCGAGTAG
- a CDS encoding class II fructose-bisphosphate aldolase: protein MRTSTKSIVHAAQDGGYAVGAFNIFDGLTLRAVVRAAGEKRSPAIVQVSARTAKALGPRFLARMFEELAAGSDVPLSLHLDHCPDLELTRAVIDAGWSSVLFDASHLELAEAAEQTARVVSWAHPNGVDVESEIENIVGVEDGVGSDALAHSYADEELVRVARETGVDLLAPHLGTAHGQYKLPPVLLPQRVSHLRRLTDLPIVLHGGTGLKPEEFRSFISAGVSKINVSTAVKHAYLDAMEESLGSAREAGRREPLPILGEVERRVADTVASFLELFGSAGRAGGER from the coding sequence ATGAGGACTTCGACGAAAAGCATCGTCCACGCGGCGCAGGACGGGGGATACGCCGTCGGGGCGTTCAACATATTCGACGGGCTGACGCTGCGAGCGGTCGTCCGCGCAGCCGGGGAGAAACGCTCGCCCGCCATCGTGCAGGTATCCGCGCGCACCGCCAAGGCGCTCGGCCCGCGTTTCCTGGCCCGGATGTTCGAGGAACTGGCCGCAGGCTCGGACGTTCCGCTGTCCCTGCACCTGGATCACTGCCCCGACCTGGAACTCACCCGGGCCGTAATCGACGCGGGCTGGTCCTCGGTCCTGTTCGACGCCTCCCACCTGGAGTTGGCCGAGGCCGCGGAACAGACCGCCCGGGTCGTCTCGTGGGCGCATCCGAACGGGGTCGACGTCGAATCGGAGATCGAGAACATCGTCGGTGTCGAGGACGGGGTGGGCTCCGACGCGCTGGCTCATTCCTACGCGGATGAAGAGCTCGTCCGGGTGGCCCGGGAAACCGGGGTCGATCTGCTGGCGCCGCACCTGGGAACCGCTCACGGCCAGTACAAGCTGCCCCCGGTGCTGTTGCCGCAACGCGTGAGCCACCTGCGGAGGCTGACCGATCTGCCGATCGTCCTCCACGGTGGCACCGGGCTGAAACCCGAGGAGTTCCGTTCCTTCATCTCGGCGGGTGTGTCGAAGATCAACGTCTCCACCGCGGTGAAACACGCCTACCTCGACGCGATGGAGGAATCGCTCGGCTCGGCGCGTGAGGCAGGGCGGCGAGAACCCCTGCCGATCCTGGGAGAGGTCGAACGGCGGGTCGCGGACACGGTGGCCTCCTTCCTGGAGCTGTTCGGCAGCGCCGGGCGGGCCGGCGGGGAGCGGTGA
- a CDS encoding HAD-IA family hydrolase, with product MPFLLLDCDGVLADTERDGHRVAFNRAFREMGLPLEWDDPTYARLLGIGGGKERLSSVLSPDVMAARGLEDTPGERARLVAEVHALKSELFRGIVADGLVPARPGIRRLVIEATASGWTVAVASTSAPESVRAVMETVLGAGLASGIEVFAGDVVARKKPDPAIYKHAVQQLGASPGDCVVVEDSSQGLAAARGASLPVVVTESAYTHGEDFTGASLVLSDLGEPDAPAVVLADPCDLMVGCPAVDVAVLEDVISRHRG from the coding sequence ATGCCCTTCCTGCTTCTCGACTGCGATGGCGTCCTCGCCGACACCGAGCGCGACGGACACAGGGTGGCGTTCAACCGGGCCTTCCGGGAGATGGGCCTGCCCTTGGAGTGGGACGACCCCACCTACGCGAGACTGCTCGGCATCGGGGGCGGCAAGGAACGCCTCTCCTCGGTGCTGTCCCCCGATGTGATGGCCGCCCGCGGTCTCGAGGACACCCCGGGGGAGCGCGCGAGGCTGGTGGCCGAGGTCCACGCGCTCAAGAGCGAGCTGTTCCGCGGGATCGTGGCCGACGGTCTGGTACCGGCCCGCCCGGGAATCCGCAGGCTTGTCATCGAGGCGACGGCCTCGGGATGGACGGTCGCGGTCGCCTCGACGTCGGCGCCCGAATCGGTCAGGGCGGTCATGGAAACGGTTCTCGGCGCCGGGCTCGCCTCCGGGATCGAGGTGTTCGCGGGCGACGTGGTGGCGCGGAAGAAACCCGACCCGGCCATCTACAAGCACGCGGTTCAGCAACTGGGTGCGAGTCCCGGTGACTGCGTGGTGGTGGAGGACTCGTCCCAGGGCCTGGCCGCGGCCAGGGGTGCCTCCCTTCCCGTGGTGGTGACCGAGTCCGCCTACACCCACGGTGAAGACTTCACCGGGGCGAGCTTGGTCCTGTCCGACCTTGGGGAGCCCGATGCCCCCGCCGTCGTGCTGGCCGATCCCTGCGACCTGATGGTCGGCTGCCCCGCCGTCGACGTGGCGGTCCTCGAGGACGTGATCTCGCGCCACCGGGGCTGA
- a CDS encoding transaldolase family protein, whose translation MTTTHRCARIRLTLRDLHLPTPPGREELVARVLDTPVERETFEFLSERARGIDVGAGLEEVVAHFRTPPGGTPAGFRRELGLREGAVVVDLVRDIGCGENGRQRPTNVLYSADSANPYEVEPLAPFVSNLTCNPGIIYDLFLNNPEANIGGRFRDRDEVMTELGRILGPGCDISVELNNPFEEDFSKILEEAARFREILSQWRVVIKVPHTGPVNPGNVGQLLQGDGGLDVRFSRGATKDCLRGHNLALRLAEEGYRVNFTLMFEPYQTQLALQARPYFINAFIRHRKIQTERICGFLRAHELTRQQDQLEKLRSYLIASDYLSSGEKNLGLEEVEAIAREVLHARGVDVSSGAGDGLDAVRHSLRALRNANLDDTRLIICSMEGAFNYPDIDRLLMEPEFADMTRRIVVTAEPRYLARFASSNQVISYQRRFMKAARGQS comes from the coding sequence ATGACCACGACCCACAGGTGCGCGCGGATCCGGTTGACGCTGCGTGATCTACACCTTCCCACTCCCCCGGGTAGGGAGGAACTGGTGGCCCGTGTCCTCGACACCCCCGTGGAGAGGGAAACCTTCGAGTTCCTCTCGGAACGCGCCCGCGGGATCGACGTGGGGGCCGGGCTGGAGGAGGTCGTGGCCCATTTCCGGACCCCTCCGGGCGGGACGCCGGCCGGTTTCCGCAGGGAACTCGGCCTGCGTGAGGGGGCGGTGGTGGTCGATCTCGTGCGCGACATCGGGTGCGGGGAGAACGGCAGGCAGCGACCGACAAACGTCCTCTACTCCGCGGATTCCGCCAACCCCTACGAGGTGGAACCGCTGGCCCCGTTCGTCTCGAACCTCACGTGCAATCCGGGCATCATCTACGACCTGTTCCTGAACAACCCGGAGGCGAACATCGGCGGGCGTTTCCGCGACCGCGACGAGGTCATGACGGAACTGGGAAGGATCCTCGGCCCCGGGTGCGACATCTCGGTGGAACTGAACAACCCCTTCGAGGAGGACTTCTCCAAGATCCTGGAGGAGGCGGCCCGGTTCCGGGAGATCCTCTCCCAGTGGCGGGTGGTGATCAAGGTGCCGCACACCGGGCCGGTGAACCCCGGCAACGTCGGGCAGCTCCTGCAGGGCGACGGCGGTCTCGACGTGCGCTTCTCCCGGGGTGCCACGAAGGACTGCCTCCGCGGCCACAACCTGGCCCTCCGCCTGGCCGAGGAGGGATACCGGGTCAACTTCACCCTCATGTTCGAGCCCTATCAGACCCAGCTCGCCCTGCAGGCCAGGCCGTATTTCATCAACGCGTTCATCCGGCACCGGAAGATACAGACGGAACGGATCTGCGGGTTCCTGCGGGCACACGAACTCACCCGGCAACAGGACCAGCTGGAGAAACTGCGCAGCTACCTGATCGCCTCCGACTACCTCTCCTCCGGGGAGAAGAACCTGGGGCTCGAGGAGGTGGAGGCCATCGCCCGGGAGGTCCTGCACGCCCGGGGAGTGGACGTGTCCTCCGGAGCCGGGGACGGGCTTGATGCCGTCAGGCACTCCCTGCGCGCCCTCCGCAACGCCAACCTCGACGACACGAGGCTGATCATCTGCTCCATGGAGGGGGCGTTCAACTATCCGGACATCGACCGGCTGCTGATGGAACCCGAATTCGCCGACATGACCCGCCGGATCGTCGTAACGGCCGAGCCGCGGTACCTCGCCCGGTTCGCGTCCTCGAACCAGGTGATCAGCTACCAGCGGCGTTTCATGAAGGCGGCCAGGGGGCAGTCCTGA